The Thalassomonas actiniarum genome contains the following window.
TAATAAATCATACATATAGCAAAAGGATAGCAAGTTGTTCAGTGAAACTATTAGCCCGAGATTCAGCGATACCGATGCCTTAGGGCATATTAACAATACTATGGTGCCGGTATGGTTTGAAGGGGCCAGGGATCCGGTTTTCCGTTTGTTTATGCCGGAGCTCGATACCGGCAACTGGCAGTTGATCCTGGCGAAAATCGATGTCACCTACCACGGTCAGCTCTTTTACGGCAAAGACATTGAAGTGAGAACCTATATCGGCCGTATCGGCGGCGCTTCGTTTGATGTCTACCAGGAATTGTGGCAGCAAGGGGAGAAGTGCGCCAGCGGCACCGCGGTGATGGTGCATTTCTGCTATCAGGAGCAAGCCTCTATGCCTATTCCCGAGGCCATTAAAGGCGAAATGAACAAACATCTGCTTGAAGGCTGATCTTGCCTGTTTTTACTTTGTCCGGTTTTGCTTT
Protein-coding sequences here:
- a CDS encoding acyl-CoA thioesterase, coding for MFSETISPRFSDTDALGHINNTMVPVWFEGARDPVFRLFMPELDTGNWQLILAKIDVTYHGQLFYGKDIEVRTYIGRIGGASFDVYQELWQQGEKCASGTAVMVHFCYQEQASMPIPEAIKGEMNKHLLEG